In Sorghum bicolor cultivar BTx623 chromosome 8, Sorghum_bicolor_NCBIv3, whole genome shotgun sequence, one genomic interval encodes:
- the LOC8068089 gene encoding uncharacterized protein LOC8068089, whose product MLIAWDPSLFSIQNSFNKPYTITAKLRSTTSNLDFTITNAYGPSDHTLSNAFLQHLQELPMVIQGPWIVLGDFNLVRCAADKNNRQFNAPLATAFNDTIDQLNLSEVDLGDRLYTWSNRQANPILAKLDRVFSNNELNLAFPLATLSSLPRPTSDHTPLLLTLSSSLPKLGVRLGDAVGQLAACIKSTRTAAKVWSRCFRAPSYLIKNFQFIIQLFDFLEETRSLSSAEFQVRDDAQVTLHKAIKAQATYWKQRSKHKAIREADANTAFHHAQATQRLRRNCIRLVRVDGRDIVSHEGKTAALTDFFKGIIGNPGLSVNIDLDSLFAERHQPSATLIGVFTEEEARQALFSMDNNSAPGPDGFGLAFFRATWNETKGKIMDFLHAFHRGDAQLERINRSHVVLLPKKPGAIDVDAFRPICPGFSFSIRHPIESSLPSAVLQYADDTLIILEGDHSGVVALKNVLDQFAAFSGLHINYAKSTMVPIHMNDQVMLQCVQSLGCKQEGFPQRYLGLPLSVHKLPLSAYTPYIQKTDRYLASWQASFLNPMGRAVMVNSVLDCQLVYFMSSLQLPPAILKEMDRKRRAFLWSGDTSGRASSAQCLVAWVNVCMPKDQGGLGIKDLGLQNICLMLKLLHKLHCSNESAWANWVRRHACITSLTGDIHGGHWDALRVLLPLYQAITSVQLGDGCTSSFWRDVWFQDDALADVHPALFSHCSNKEITLRLCVHTVGSHENKQQRHAQMERKDRPLAGHVDRSDEEIAPQLLI is encoded by the exons ATGCTCATCGCGTGGGATCCGTCGCTTTTCTCCATTCAAAATTCCTTCAATAAACCTTACACTATAACAGCAAAGCTCCGCTCAACTACCTCCAATCTCGACTTCACCATCACGAACGCCTATGGCCCTTCCGACCACACCCTCTCCAACGCTTTTCTGCAGCACCTTCAAGAACTCCCAATGGTTATTCAGGGACCTTGGATCGTTCTAGGAGATTTCAACCTCGTCAGGTGTGCTGCCGACAAGAATAATCGCCAGTTCAACGCCCCCCTTGCCACTGCCTTCAATGATACTATCGACCAGCTGAATCTGTCCGAGGTTGATCTTGGCGATCGCTTGTACACGTGGTCCAACCGCCAAGCCAACCCTATCCTTGCTAAgctcgaccgcgttttctccaACAACGAGCTTAATCTTGCCTTCCCCCTTGCCACCCTCTCCTCTCTACCGCGCCCCACCTCCGATCACACGCCCCTGCTATTAACTCTATCCTCCTCCTTACCTAAG CTTGGGGTCAGGCTCGGCGACGCGGTTGGGCAGCTGGCTGCGTGCATCAAATCGACACGAACGGCGGCCAAGGTTTGGTCTCGGTGTTTCAGGGCACCATCCTACCTAATCAAAAACTTCCAGTTCATTATCCAGCTGTTTGATTTCCTTGAAGAAACAAGATCGCTGTCTAGCGCTGAATTTCAGGTCAGGGATGATGCGCAGGTTACACTGCACAAGGCAATCAAGGCGCAGGCCACTTATTGGAAGCAACGCAGCAAGCACAAAGCTATTCGGGAGGCTGACGCTAACACCGCGTTCCACCATGCACAGGCCACCCAACGACTTCGCAGAAACTGCATCCGGTTGGTACGTGTTGACGGCAGAGATATTGTAAGCCATGAAGGCAAGACTGCGGCCCTCACAGACTTCTTCAAGGGGATCATTGGAAACCCGGGGCTTTCTGTGAACATCGATCTCGACAGCTTGTTTGCGGAACGGCATCAACCGTCTGCTACGTTAATCGGTGTCTTCACTGAGGAGGAAGCCAGACAAGCCTTGTTCTCCATGGACAACAATAGCGCGCCAGGACCAGATGGTTTTGGGCTTGCTTTCTTCAGAGCGACCTGGAACGAGACGAAGGGGAAAATCATGGATTTCTTACATGCTTTCCACCGTGGGGATGCACAACTTGAGAGGATCAACCGATCCCATGTGGTGCTACTGCCGAAGAAGCCGGGGGCTATTGACGTTGATGCATTCAGGCCGATCTGTCCAGGGTTTTCTTTTTCG ATTAGACACCCAATTGAGTCCTCCTTGCCAAGTGCAGTGCTGCAGTACGCGGATGACACTCTAATCATCCTGGAGGGGGATCACAGTGGTGTCGTGGCGCTAAAGAACGTGCTTGATCAGTTTGCAGCCTTCTCTGGACTGCACATCAACTATGCCAAGAGCACAATGGTTCCTATACACATGAATGATCAGGTGATGCTTCAGTGCGTGCAGTCTTTGGGGTGCAAGCAGGAAGGTTTCCCTCAGCGGTACTTGGGACTACCTCTATCAGTCCACAAGTTACCGTTGTCTGCCTACACACCATACATCCAAAAAACAGATCGGTACCTTGCTAGCTGGCAGGCCAGCTTCCTAAACCCGATGGGCAGAGCAGTCATGGTAAACTCGGTCCTTGATTGCCAGCTTGTGTACTTCATGAGTTCCTTGCAGCTGCCACCAGCAATTCTCAAGGAGATGGACAGGAAGCGCCGTGCGTTCCTCTGGTCTGGGGACACCTCGGGCAGAGCATCATCAGCGCAATGCCTGGTGGCGTGGGTAAATGTCTGCATGCCGAAAGATCAGGGAGGCCTTGGGATTAAAGATTTGGGACTGCAAAACATCTGCCTTATGCTGAAGCTACTGCATAAGCTTCACTGCAGCAATGAATCAGCTTGGGCGAACTGGGTCAGGAGGCACGCCTGCATCACAAGCCTCACCGGTGACATCCACGGAGGTCACTGGGATGCACTAAGGGTGCTGCTGCCTCTTTACCAGGCGATCACGTCTGTCCAGCTAGGGGATGGATGCACCTCGTCCTTCTGGAGAGATGTATGGTTTCAGGATGACGCGCTCGCGGATGTTCACCCAGCGCTGTTCAGTCATTGCAGTAACAAGGAAATCACT cTTCGTCTCTGCGTACATACCGTCGGCAGCCATGAAAATAAGCAGCAACGCCATGCCCAGATGGAGCGCAAGGATCGTCCTCTTGCAGGCCATGTCGACCGCTCAGATGAAGAGATTGCGCCTCAGCTATTGATATGA